The following coding sequences lie in one Actinomycetota bacterium genomic window:
- a CDS encoding helix-turn-helix transcriptional regulator: MTKTEALKVSLARRLARSGEAQRIRAEAELSLNQIAAVVGVTHVTVRRWELGDKRPSGKAAVRYADLLAALRGQP, translated from the coding sequence ATGACGAAGACGGAAGCACTCAAGGTCAGCCTGGCGCGCCGCCTGGCGCGAAGTGGCGAAGCGCAACGCATCCGCGCCGAGGCTGAACTATCTCTCAACCAGATCGCCGCCGTCGTGGGCGTGACGCACGTCACGGTTCGGCGCTGGGAGCTGGGTGACAAGCGTCCCTCGGGTAAGGCGGCGGTCCGATACGCCGATCTCCTGGCGGCTCTGCGGGGGCAACCGTGA